From the genome of Haloferax mediterranei ATCC 33500, one region includes:
- a CDS encoding DUF1616 domain-containing protein: MESTSHREGRLHRVLGGLSLDVPFSLAVVVLSYVGALLHVVPTVQAIVGLPTFLFLPGYALLLALFPGNKLGHKMHGPASGPFEWNASLSLVERLALSFGMSIALLPVIGLVLLWVGLGLDLFVVLSALSVVTIVGIAIGEIRRRRLQPAEQFHIPVRQWYADVAESFGRPSRIDSLLNVALAVAIVFAVASLGYAVVDTGGGESYSSLSLLTQDASGEFVAADYPSALTAGEQTELFVSVSNFEGEATSYTLVAELQRVEQAGGETTVVERQALGQQTKTVADGGTWRTKHNFVPALTGENLRLTYYLYEGEAPAEPSTETAYRSTYIWLTVNEDTASAADETASSVGTESMAVPV; this comes from the coding sequence ATGGAGTCGACATCACACAGGGAAGGACGGTTACATCGAGTACTCGGTGGGCTGTCACTCGACGTGCCGTTCTCGCTGGCGGTGGTCGTATTGAGTTACGTCGGTGCGTTGCTCCACGTCGTGCCGACTGTGCAGGCTATCGTCGGTCTCCCAACTTTCCTGTTTCTCCCCGGCTACGCGCTCCTACTTGCGTTATTCCCCGGAAACAAATTAGGCCATAAGATGCACGGCCCGGCATCCGGACCATTCGAGTGGAATGCGAGCCTCAGCCTCGTCGAACGGCTCGCACTCTCGTTCGGGATGAGCATTGCGTTGCTCCCGGTCATCGGGTTGGTATTACTCTGGGTCGGACTCGGATTAGACCTATTCGTCGTACTCAGTGCGCTCTCGGTAGTCACCATCGTCGGAATCGCCATCGGAGAGATTCGACGCCGACGGCTCCAGCCCGCCGAGCAGTTCCATATCCCGGTTCGGCAGTGGTACGCGGACGTCGCGGAGTCCTTCGGCCGCCCGTCGCGAATTGACTCGCTTCTGAACGTCGCGCTCGCGGTCGCCATCGTCTTCGCAGTCGCGAGTCTGGGGTACGCAGTTGTCGACACGGGCGGCGGCGAGTCGTATTCGAGTCTGTCCCTTCTCACGCAGGATGCATCCGGCGAGTTCGTCGCGGCCGACTACCCATCGGCGCTGACTGCTGGTGAGCAAACCGAATTGTTCGTCAGCGTCAGCAACTTCGAAGGCGAAGCCACCAGCTACACCCTCGTCGCCGAACTCCAACGCGTTGAGCAGGCGGGCGGAGAAACGACCGTTGTCGAGCGACAGGCGCTCGGACAGCAGACGAAGACGGTTGCAGACGGAGGAACGTGGCGGACGAAACATAATTTTGTCCCGGCACTCACCGGCGAAAACCTTCGGCTCACGTATTACCTATACGAAGGTGAGGCCCCCGCGGAGCCGAGTACCGAGACGGCCTACCGCTCGACGTATATCTGGCTCACCGTGAATGAGGACACTGCGAGCGCTGCGGATGAGACGGCTTCCTCGGTTGGGACGGAGTCGATGGCTGTTCCTGTGTGA
- a CDS encoding carboxylate--amine ligase: MVRRERSHNSILIPSGNYICMRSPGERGVYTIHASEHDNVPAASSRFCDELVRIPGPRDGLVAYKDALVGIAARPDVRTIIPTRPEDGYVFSKYLDEFEQYVTLIVPEFEMLRRVHDRKLLYEAAQEANVPMPRTRLFSKVEEFDKPSIVKPRYNVVAEEYVDSYDPSDYDIIKSVRHLRPGDRPEPDAIYAEMKHDPIVQDYVPTEGKYMFAALYDHGEPVATFQHRQIRGNSYTGGGGVYRKSVYIPELETVARKLLSHLEWHGLACIEYLKDAETGEFKLIEINPRMWQSLPSTVRAGADFPYYYWLLATGQKDRIEPDYELDIGTHYLWGELGYIMSVVSDDSPLVERPSLPKTVLEVLVSIYREPRFDLARIDDPVPFARYVWHALFERGSSGEGEVERGNVDRGEQTEERATNVTLTPGFNLRGR; the protein is encoded by the coding sequence ATGGTTAGACGAGAGCGCAGCCATAACTCGATTCTCATCCCATCGGGTAATTACATCTGTATGCGGTCACCCGGTGAACGCGGTGTTTACACGATTCACGCATCAGAACACGACAACGTCCCGGCTGCCTCATCGCGATTCTGTGACGAACTCGTTCGAATTCCGGGGCCGAGAGATGGTCTCGTGGCCTACAAAGATGCGCTCGTCGGTATCGCTGCTCGTCCGGATGTGAGGACGATAATCCCGACTCGCCCCGAAGACGGGTACGTCTTCTCGAAGTACCTCGACGAGTTTGAGCAGTACGTTACCCTCATCGTCCCTGAATTTGAGATGCTTCGACGGGTCCACGACAGGAAACTGCTATACGAGGCTGCACAGGAGGCGAATGTCCCCATGCCACGGACGCGCCTCTTCAGCAAAGTCGAAGAGTTCGACAAGCCGTCCATCGTCAAACCGCGGTACAACGTCGTCGCCGAGGAGTACGTCGACAGCTACGACCCGAGTGACTACGACATTATCAAGAGCGTCAGGCACCTGAGGCCCGGCGACCGCCCGGAACCGGACGCAATCTACGCGGAAATGAAACACGACCCCATCGTGCAGGATTACGTCCCAACCGAGGGCAAGTACATGTTTGCGGCGCTGTACGACCACGGTGAACCAGTCGCGACGTTCCAGCACCGACAGATTCGCGGGAACTCATACACTGGGGGCGGTGGCGTCTACCGGAAGTCCGTGTATATCCCGGAACTCGAAACGGTTGCACGAAAACTCCTCAGTCACCTCGAATGGCACGGGCTCGCGTGTATCGAGTACCTCAAAGACGCGGAAACGGGCGAGTTCAAGCTCATCGAAATCAACCCCCGTATGTGGCAGTCGCTTCCTTCAACGGTTCGTGCCGGGGCCGACTTCCCGTACTACTACTGGTTACTGGCGACGGGTCAGAAAGACCGCATCGAACCGGACTACGAACTCGATATCGGAACCCACTATCTCTGGGGAGAACTCGGCTACATCATGAGTGTCGTCAGCGACGACTCTCCACTGGTTGAGCGGCCATCGCTCCCAAAGACAGTGTTGGAGGTTCTCGTGTCCATCTACCGCGAACCGCGGTTCGACCTCGCCCGCATTGACGACCCGGTCCCGTTCGCCAGATACGTGTGGCATGCACTCTTCGAACGGGGTTCCAGCGGCGAGGGCGAAGTCGAAAGGGGGAATGTTGACAGAGGGGAGCAGACAGAAGAACGAGCCACGAACGTCACACTGACCCCCGGATTCAACCTTAGGGGTCGGTGA
- a CDS encoding Gfo/Idh/MocA family protein, whose translation MSKNGESHQQRPLSVGILGIGNIGMVHLQSALAMDGIEVSAVADAVPENRELAHRWGIHTSYDDYGELLESESIDAAVVALPPSLHRDAVEQAAANGCDVFVEKPLARSVSEADAMVDAAEAENVALGVDHTIRYMPDVKRVKDKYDSGRIGYVPYATISRVNNGPFDRVPVENAPPSWPLDPELAGGGVLLELGVHLFDVLEWFFGELEVEAADVGSQLSIPVEDAATVLLRSQETGTVVTMHCGSYQWEELPEINMSFRLDGVAGVLDNRDYLPKNFYTSAARSATENVFKRLRGEDPNHYGPTYYLQAHYEALADFFGAIRAGEKPPVDGEVGRRTIELAESAYETASTEQSLRSVRQ comes from the coding sequence GTGTCGAAGAACGGTGAGAGCCACCAACAGCGGCCGCTCTCGGTCGGCATCCTCGGTATCGGAAACATCGGGATGGTGCACCTCCAGTCTGCGCTCGCGATGGACGGCATCGAAGTCAGTGCCGTTGCGGATGCGGTCCCCGAGAACAGAGAACTGGCCCATCGGTGGGGAATTCACACCAGCTACGACGACTACGGCGAACTGCTGGAATCGGAATCAATCGACGCTGCCGTCGTTGCCTTGCCACCGTCCCTCCACCGCGATGCCGTCGAACAGGCCGCAGCGAACGGTTGTGACGTCTTCGTCGAGAAACCCCTCGCGCGCTCAGTTTCGGAAGCAGACGCCATGGTCGACGCCGCTGAGGCCGAAAACGTCGCACTGGGCGTCGACCACACCATCCGGTACATGCCGGACGTAAAGCGAGTGAAGGACAAGTACGACAGCGGACGAATAGGATACGTCCCCTACGCCACGATTTCACGGGTCAACAACGGTCCGTTCGACCGGGTCCCAGTCGAGAACGCCCCGCCGTCGTGGCCACTCGACCCCGAACTCGCTGGGGGTGGTGTTCTACTCGAACTTGGCGTCCACCTCTTCGACGTCCTCGAGTGGTTCTTCGGCGAACTGGAGGTTGAGGCGGCAGACGTCGGGTCGCAACTGTCGATTCCGGTCGAAGATGCCGCGACCGTTCTCCTCCGCTCTCAAGAGACGGGAACAGTCGTAACCATGCACTGTGGGTCGTATCAGTGGGAAGAACTCCCCGAGATCAACATGTCGTTCCGCCTCGACGGCGTCGCTGGTGTCCTCGACAACCGGGATTATCTCCCGAAAAACTTCTACACGAGTGCCGCCCGTTCGGCGACGGAAAACGTGTTCAAACGGCTGCGTGGTGAAGACCCGAACCACTACGGTCCGACGTATTATCTACAGGCACACTACGAAGCGCTCGCCGACTTCTTCGGTGCCATCCGGGCCGGTGAGAAACCCCCAGTCGATGGTGAGGTTGGTCGGCGTACCATCGAGCTAGCAGAGTCGGCGTACGAGACGGCGAGTACCGAGCAGTCGCTCAGGAGTGTTCGACAGTGA
- a CDS encoding lipopolysaccharide biosynthesis protein encodes MIDTLRSIIRAIKRRFVPGEGDLTERTVKSGMWVSAMNVLDRVLKVVMFIVLARLLGPEAIGLMGIALLTISALLSLTNLGIDAALIQRIDDDVDEYLNTMFSLEILRGLLMSSILYLAAPALASLFGEPAARDLIRAIALVPIFLSLRNPAMVYFKKDLEFHKEFTYRVSGTMAYVVVALGYAAISPTVWALIFGYLADAGVRALATYLLHPYRPWPSLNREYAAELIGYGKWVTGSSIVEFLYGQGDDAIVGWLLTATSLGYYQLAYRISNAPATEIAVVVSSVMFSTYSKLQEEQHALREAFFSTFRLTAFVALPMSVGIFLVAPSFVGAFLGSDWLPMVATMQILVAYGLFRTLFATFNPVWRAVGRPDVQTKLGTLRVVLLAIIVVPMTSTFGIEGTALAVTGILAFPMIPLYAREMKKTLGTTYTRFLREISYPTLATVVMALAVLAVQSQARAPLVEFGLLVATGVVAYVISAASLMALFDWRVKQNLQELVSVMSK; translated from the coding sequence ATGATAGATACACTTCGCTCGATTATCCGCGCCATCAAGCGTCGCTTCGTCCCCGGTGAGGGCGACCTCACAGAGCGGACAGTAAAGAGCGGCATGTGGGTGTCGGCGATGAACGTCCTCGACCGCGTGTTGAAGGTCGTCATGTTCATCGTGCTCGCTCGGTTGCTCGGTCCCGAAGCAATCGGATTGATGGGGATTGCGCTTCTCACGATTTCGGCGCTGTTAAGCCTCACAAACCTCGGTATCGACGCCGCGCTCATCCAGCGCATCGACGACGATGTCGACGAGTATCTGAACACGATGTTCTCGTTGGAGATTCTCCGAGGCTTGTTGATGAGCTCTATCCTCTATCTAGCCGCCCCTGCTCTCGCCTCGCTGTTCGGCGAACCCGCGGCGCGGGACCTCATCCGGGCTATTGCGTTGGTTCCCATCTTCCTCAGCCTGCGGAATCCCGCGATGGTGTACTTCAAGAAGGACCTCGAATTTCACAAGGAGTTCACCTACCGAGTCAGCGGAACGATGGCCTACGTCGTGGTCGCACTCGGCTACGCCGCCATTAGCCCGACTGTGTGGGCGCTTATCTTCGGTTACTTGGCGGACGCTGGCGTGCGGGCACTGGCCACTTATCTCCTTCATCCGTACCGCCCGTGGCCCTCCTTGAACCGCGAGTACGCCGCCGAACTCATCGGCTACGGAAAGTGGGTTACTGGTTCGTCTATCGTCGAGTTCCTCTACGGACAGGGTGACGACGCAATCGTCGGATGGCTCCTGACGGCGACCTCACTCGGGTACTACCAACTCGCGTACCGAATCTCGAACGCGCCAGCGACCGAAATCGCCGTCGTCGTTTCGAGCGTGATGTTCTCGACGTATTCGAAGCTTCAGGAGGAACAGCACGCCCTGAGGGAGGCGTTCTTCAGCACGTTCCGGTTGACTGCCTTCGTTGCGCTTCCCATGTCTGTCGGCATCTTCCTCGTTGCACCCTCATTTGTCGGCGCGTTCCTCGGGTCTGACTGGCTTCCGATGGTCGCGACGATGCAGATTCTCGTCGCGTACGGGTTGTTCCGCACACTCTTTGCGACGTTCAACCCCGTCTGGCGAGCGGTCGGTCGTCCGGATGTACAGACGAAACTCGGGACGCTCAGAGTCGTGCTCTTGGCGATTATCGTCGTTCCGATGACCAGCACCTTCGGTATCGAGGGGACCGCGCTCGCCGTCACGGGAATCCTAGCGTTCCCGATGATTCCGCTCTACGCACGGGAGATGAAGAAGACACTCGGAACGACATACACTCGCTTCCTCCGCGAAATATCGTATCCCACCTTGGCGACCGTCGTGATGGCTCTCGCGGTGCTTGCAGTCCAAAGCCAGGCCAGGGCCCCGCTCGTAGAATTCGGGCTTCTGGTCGCAACTGGCGTCGTGGCCTACGTCATCAGCGCAGCATCTCTGATGGCGCTTTTCGACTGGCGAGTCAAACAGAATCTACAGGAACTCGTTTCGGTCATGTCGAAGTAA
- a CDS encoding DUF362 domain-containing protein, which yields MTAQHFLRATRTPSVRPDDVRETVRDRITTYRGRLSDLESVVVLPDTHYPHHPTTGMVTDPTVVAGVVDGLREIGIESITIAIAGGRHVTGTRAARYLGYESLTEELDVEFLVLDEAEQVDITVSVDGRRVPGMMPKPLREYPVVNVPTARYAWETSFAAAVANLGRSCAVAEAPAIELAVAAKATDVPVTLVDAVYTYTGTANATGLLLDGENVVDIDIAMATLFGVDPADEEYLRILSQGTPTEYPVEGVSLADVRAELPLRPKPKPDEPHHLVTEAYKMYTRVSGDAFPPQLLGNQTRK from the coding sequence GTGACGGCTCAGCATTTCCTTCGGGCAACCCGAACCCCGTCCGTCCGTCCCGACGATGTTCGCGAGACAGTTCGAGACCGAATCACGACTTACCGCGGTCGGCTCTCCGACCTGGAGTCCGTCGTGGTCCTTCCCGATACGCACTATCCGCACCACCCGACAACGGGGATGGTAACAGACCCGACAGTCGTCGCAGGGGTGGTCGACGGGCTTCGAGAGATCGGCATCGAATCGATCACCATCGCCATCGCGGGTGGGCGACACGTGACTGGCACGCGGGCCGCACGGTACCTCGGATACGAGTCCCTGACCGAGGAGTTGGATGTGGAGTTCCTCGTACTCGACGAGGCTGAGCAGGTCGATATCACGGTATCAGTCGACGGGCGACGTGTTCCAGGGATGATGCCGAAGCCGCTCCGGGAGTATCCGGTCGTCAACGTGCCGACCGCACGATACGCGTGGGAAACGTCGTTTGCGGCAGCGGTAGCGAATCTCGGGAGGTCGTGTGCAGTCGCGGAAGCACCCGCCATCGAACTCGCTGTCGCGGCAAAAGCAACCGACGTTCCCGTGACGCTCGTCGACGCGGTGTATACGTACACGGGAACTGCAAACGCAACAGGACTGCTACTCGACGGTGAGAACGTCGTCGACATCGACATCGCGATGGCAACGTTGTTCGGCGTCGACCCAGCAGACGAAGAATATCTCCGGATTCTGAGTCAGGGGACACCGACCGAGTATCCAGTCGAAGGTGTCTCCCTCGCGGACGTCCGAGCGGAACTTCCGCTCAGACCGAAGCCGAAACCGGACGAACCGCATCACCTCGTAACAGAGGCATACAAGATGTATACGCGTGTGAGCGGCGACGCGTTCCCTCCACAGCTGCTCGGAAACCAGACCCGAAAATGA
- a CDS encoding glycosyltransferase family 2 protein codes for MYHGNIIGVVVPAYNEEQFIEQVIETIPEFVDRIYVIDDHSTDETWRKVRDYVARANKRTLVPFVPDGGNQGRQRVVPIRHSTNRGRGAAVKNGYERALADGVDIVVVMDGDGQMDPAILSTLVDPVADGTADYAVGDRLAGPSHWRGMPTWRLFGNLLLSGLTRIASGYWHIRDPQNGYTAISAATLSDIGVERLYNQYGFLNDLLVKLNVAEKRVTTVSMDAQYGDEKSSIRYTTFVPGLSFLLLKDFLWRLRVRYLSSEVHPIAVLYAVGVVGFVTGAVQLGRRLTSRNRPDRYGFVGLLGGIASLVGAMLLDKHENEGLEAAVEPPESDEQKLPTDSIESDRDGR; via the coding sequence ATGTATCACGGTAATATCATTGGCGTCGTCGTACCAGCGTACAACGAAGAACAGTTCATCGAACAGGTCATCGAGACTATTCCGGAGTTCGTCGACCGAATCTACGTAATCGACGACCACTCCACCGACGAGACGTGGAGGAAAGTACGGGATTACGTCGCACGTGCGAACAAGCGTACGCTAGTTCCATTTGTACCGGACGGCGGTAACCAGGGTCGGCAGCGTGTCGTCCCGATTCGACACTCGACCAATCGTGGGCGCGGTGCCGCAGTGAAAAACGGGTACGAGCGGGCCCTCGCGGACGGTGTCGACATCGTCGTCGTGATGGACGGTGACGGACAGATGGACCCTGCTATTCTCTCCACTCTCGTCGACCCCGTCGCGGATGGAACTGCCGACTACGCCGTCGGCGATAGACTTGCTGGGCCATCCCACTGGCGAGGGATGCCAACGTGGCGACTCTTCGGAAATCTGCTCCTATCAGGGCTAACTCGAATTGCCAGCGGCTACTGGCACATTCGCGACCCACAGAACGGGTACACGGCCATCTCGGCAGCGACACTCTCCGACATCGGTGTCGAACGACTGTACAACCAGTACGGGTTCTTAAACGATCTCCTCGTGAAACTAAATGTCGCAGAAAAACGAGTTACGACCGTCTCGATGGACGCACAGTACGGTGATGAAAAAAGCAGCATCAGATACACCACGTTCGTTCCGGGGCTGTCGTTCCTCCTGCTCAAGGATTTCCTCTGGCGCTTACGCGTTCGGTACCTCTCCTCGGAGGTACATCCAATCGCCGTCCTGTACGCCGTCGGCGTCGTAGGGTTCGTCACCGGGGCAGTACAGTTGGGCCGCAGACTCACGTCTCGGAACCGGCCGGATCGCTATGGATTCGTCGGTCTTCTCGGCGGTATCGCATCGCTCGTCGGCGCGATGCTCCTCGACAAACACGAAAACGAGGGGCTAGAAGCGGCAGTAGAACCGCCGGAATCGGATGAACAGAAGCTGCCCACGGACAGCATCGAAAGCGACAGAGATGGGCGTTAG
- a CDS encoding NAD-dependent epimerase/dehydratase family protein: MIEEIHSGEGQTAFVTGATGFLGQHLCAMLYERDWTVHGLRRRSSDLGDLETLDIDWHVGDILDESSVQAAIAEADPDVVFHLAGIGLASADSETVHEVNVEGTRTLLQASLDADIDRVVFTSTAGNRRNRGVAVERDLAPAVGAYQKSKTEAERIVHQYVDRNLDVVTVHPTSVFGPGDTTFTARLIKLATDPKLVAYLPGGASIVGVDDCVNGICLAAERGKAGDHYILGGQNLTYREIVTIIAEEANGYSPVAPLPRPIVLAMGTVAKGIGKLFDARVFPFSPEMARLATSELFYSSAKAQTELGYTYRGLREHVGTSISWYNQRFAPNRNENHADSTVETERRTQQEQRRHQVP; the protein is encoded by the coding sequence ATGATAGAAGAAATACACAGTGGCGAGGGACAAACAGCGTTCGTTACTGGGGCAACCGGCTTCCTCGGTCAGCATCTCTGTGCGATGCTATACGAGCGTGACTGGACAGTCCACGGACTCAGACGCCGAAGTTCCGACCTTGGGGACCTCGAAACGCTCGATATCGACTGGCACGTAGGCGACATCCTCGACGAATCGTCGGTTCAAGCGGCCATCGCAGAGGCCGACCCTGACGTGGTGTTTCACCTCGCCGGTATCGGTCTCGCATCAGCCGACTCGGAGACGGTCCACGAGGTGAACGTCGAAGGTACTCGGACGCTGTTGCAAGCCAGCCTCGACGCCGATATCGATAGAGTCGTCTTTACGAGTACAGCCGGGAACCGGCGCAACCGTGGGGTCGCAGTCGAGCGTGATCTCGCGCCAGCGGTCGGTGCGTACCAGAAGTCGAAGACTGAAGCCGAACGCATTGTACACCAGTACGTCGACCGAAACCTCGACGTCGTAACCGTTCATCCCACGTCCGTGTTTGGGCCCGGCGATACGACGTTCACGGCCCGTCTCATCAAACTCGCGACCGACCCGAAGTTGGTTGCGTACCTTCCAGGTGGTGCAAGCATCGTCGGCGTTGACGACTGCGTCAACGGAATTTGCCTCGCTGCAGAGCGGGGAAAGGCAGGCGACCACTACATACTCGGTGGACAAAATCTCACGTATCGTGAAATAGTGACGATCATCGCCGAGGAAGCAAACGGCTACAGCCCCGTTGCTCCTCTCCCTCGTCCTATCGTCCTCGCAATGGGGACGGTCGCCAAAGGTATCGGGAAACTATTCGATGCGCGCGTGTTCCCGTTCAGTCCGGAGATGGCGCGTCTCGCGACGAGCGAACTGTTCTACAGTTCGGCGAAAGCGCAGACAGAACTCGGCTACACGTATCGGGGGCTCCGAGAACACGTCGGCACTTCGATTTCCTGGTACAATCAGCGTTTCGCACCGAACAGAAACGAGAATCACGCTGACAGTACAGTGGAGACAGAGCGACGGACACAGCAAGAACAGAGGCGGCATCAAGTCCCGTGA